The bacterium genome window below encodes:
- the rsmG gene encoding 16S rRNA (guanine(527)-N(7))-methyltransferase RsmG → MNNTLDGFFQHIDKHMFETTDVQKNQFNAFYNILVEWNSKINLISRNEKNIVDRHFLNSSCIAHFIKFNPDDKIIDLGSGGGFPGIILKILFPQSYFTLVDSVRKKTDFLRLVVRDLGLTKIDIINDRAEEISSMKKFYNSFDYVTARAVSSLKDLVGLSKPFLKENGNMVFLKGRSYADEITAASVEPRQLKIHKLFSIAESQDGVLLVISAY, encoded by the coding sequence ATGAACAACACTTTAGATGGGTTTTTTCAACATATTGATAAACATATGTTTGAAACTACTGATGTTCAAAAAAACCAGTTTAACGCGTTTTATAATATATTGGTAGAATGGAACTCAAAAATAAATTTGATTTCTCGGAATGAAAAAAACATAGTTGATCGACATTTTTTGAATAGCTCTTGTATCGCCCACTTTATAAAATTCAATCCTGATGATAAAATCATTGATCTTGGATCGGGCGGAGGGTTTCCTGGAATTATTTTAAAAATATTATTTCCTCAATCTTATTTTACCTTAGTTGACTCTGTGAGAAAAAAAACTGATTTTCTACGTCTTGTTGTTAGGGATTTGGGGTTGACTAAAATAGACATAATAAATGATAGAGCTGAAGAAATATCTTCTATGAAAAAATTTTATAACTCTTTTGACTACGTTACTGCACGTGCAGTTTCTTCATTAAAAGATCTTGTCGGTCTGTCAAAACCGTTTCTTAAAGAAAATGGAAATATGGTGTTCTTGAAAGGGAGAAGTTATGCTGATGAAATAACCGCCGCTTCAGTTGAGCCGCGACAACTTAAAATACACAAACTGTTTTCCATCGCAGAAAGTCAAGACGGTGTGCTTTTGGTCATTTCTGCCTATTAA